A window from Staphylococcus succinus encodes these proteins:
- a CDS encoding PH domain-containing protein produces the protein MYNPQKLHPISYLAGIIDAIKQNIFLVIIFLVFNLKDFDFTNIRSYIFPGIVFIFFLFSFVTQVLKVYNTSYWIENDHFVLTTGIFTKARKELNIRRIQTLDTTQGVIHQLVGGVKLQIKTPSDGIDLDTVSKNQSELIQQAIKAKQQDLINTAEVSQQDDTLQGHDKTLETKGPQIIHLYKLKFKELLLMALTSGAIGVAFAALSPIIGGFSDVIPWEKITGQFAHISQAISVIIIMMIALVIVGSYAIGTLIVIIRNFNYTVTQQDNQLNIKYGLFNVKNITVPTDRVQSVVEKQSFLRNLFGYTSIHFVITSDMEDFDKDDVSLDGNVMILPFIKREKAFEIIKNLMPNMAFAPAKQGMPWRGFHRLFWRQALLLIIIASVVAYFWKPWIFLVVGLIIIVHIIHSLKVVKVSGFKIQNDELVVRNVTPFGFKNTYFKHDKILGMEIKKNPFLEKNNLANFNFIIAKGPSNDNIGLKYSNDSDVTALQSWYLGGNPHD, from the coding sequence ATGTATAATCCTCAAAAGTTACATCCTATTTCATACTTAGCGGGTATTATTGATGCGATCAAACAAAATATCTTTTTAGTAATTATCTTTTTAGTGTTTAACTTGAAAGATTTTGACTTTACTAATATACGTTCATACATATTTCCAGGGATAGTGTTTATATTCTTTCTGTTTTCTTTTGTGACGCAAGTTCTAAAAGTATATAATACGAGTTATTGGATAGAAAACGATCACTTTGTATTAACGACAGGTATATTTACAAAAGCACGAAAAGAATTGAATATACGTCGTATTCAAACATTAGATACTACGCAAGGCGTCATTCATCAACTTGTGGGAGGCGTAAAATTACAGATTAAAACGCCGAGTGATGGCATTGATTTAGATACAGTTTCTAAAAATCAAAGTGAACTCATTCAACAAGCTATTAAAGCAAAACAACAAGATTTAATCAATACTGCTGAAGTTTCCCAACAAGATGATACTTTACAAGGACATGATAAGACATTAGAAACTAAAGGTCCTCAAATCATTCATTTGTATAAATTGAAATTTAAGGAACTTTTATTGATGGCTCTAACAAGTGGAGCAATTGGAGTAGCTTTTGCTGCGTTATCACCTATTATAGGTGGATTTTCTGATGTAATTCCTTGGGAAAAAATAACAGGACAATTTGCGCATATATCACAAGCTATTTCAGTAATTATCATTATGATGATTGCTTTGGTTATAGTAGGTAGTTATGCGATTGGTACATTGATTGTAATTATACGTAATTTTAATTATACAGTTACGCAACAAGACAATCAGTTAAACATTAAATATGGCTTATTTAATGTTAAAAATATTACGGTGCCTACAGATAGGGTACAATCAGTGGTTGAAAAACAATCATTTTTAAGAAACTTATTTGGCTATACCTCTATACATTTTGTTATTACAAGTGATATGGAAGATTTTGATAAAGATGATGTTTCGTTAGATGGTAACGTTATGATTTTGCCGTTTATCAAGCGTGAAAAGGCCTTTGAAATAATTAAAAATCTTATGCCAAATATGGCGTTTGCGCCAGCGAAACAAGGTATGCCTTGGAGAGGATTTCATAGGTTGTTTTGGAGGCAAGCTTTATTGCTTATTATCATTGCTAGTGTTGTGGCATACTTTTGGAAACCGTGGATTTTTCTTGTTGTTGGGTTAATTATCATAGTACATATTATCCATAGTTTGAAAGTAGTAAAAGTATCCGGTTTTAAAATTCAAAACGATGAACTAGTTGTGCGTAATGTGACGCCATTTGGATTTAAAAATACTTACTTTAAACATGATAAAATATTAGGTATGGAAATTAAAAAAAATCCATTTTTAGAAAAAAATAATTTGGCTAATTTTAATTTTATAATTGCCAAAGGTCCTTCGAATGATAATATCGGATTAAAGTATAGTAATGATAGTGATGTGACAGCTTTACAATCATGGTATTTAGGAGGAAATCCTCATGACTAA
- a CDS encoding PH domain-containing protein produces MTNYNYMDSSGKKVMRLTGIIIVAVLCMVIAAVYVVYSLWLDWLAPNVMNWILIIGFIIVLLLLIFEVVIIPIYKFKIFKYKLTENEIIVRNGFWFIKIVKIPLFRIQNVDTHEGILMRKYGLSSITLSTAGGNAKINLIKKETAILLKKQIKQINYPHSSESDTNNA; encoded by the coding sequence ATGACTAATTATAATTATATGGATTCATCTGGAAAAAAAGTCATGCGACTTACTGGTATTATTATAGTTGCCGTCTTATGTATGGTGATTGCAGCAGTGTATGTTGTTTACTCATTATGGCTAGATTGGCTAGCCCCAAATGTAATGAATTGGATATTGATTATCGGTTTTATCATAGTACTATTACTTTTGATATTTGAAGTTGTAATCATTCCAATATACAAATTTAAAATTTTCAAATATAAGTTAACTGAGAATGAAATTATTGTGAGAAATGGTTTTTGGTTTATTAAAATAGTGAAAATCCCGTTATTTAGAATACAAAATGTTGATACACATGAAGGTATATTAATGAGAAAATACGGTTTGTCTAGTATCACATTATCAACTGCTGGCGGTAATGCTAAAATAAATTTGATAAAAAAAGAAACTGCGATTTTGCTTAAAAAGCAAATAAAGCAAATAAATTATCCGCATTCTTCAGAGTCAGATACAAATAATGCTTAA
- the acpS gene encoding holo-ACP synthase — protein sequence MIHGIGIDLIEIDRIKTLLQRQGKLVERVLSENEQQKFNDLNLEKRKIEFLAGRFACKEAFSKALGTGLGKTIALNEIDCFNDELGKPCINYEGFSVHVSITHTEHYAMSQVILEV from the coding sequence ATGATACATGGTATTGGTATAGATTTAATAGAAATTGATAGAATAAAAACACTTTTGCAAAGGCAAGGTAAATTAGTAGAGCGTGTATTAAGTGAAAATGAACAACAAAAGTTCAATGATTTGAACTTGGAAAAACGTAAAATTGAGTTTTTAGCTGGACGATTTGCTTGTAAAGAAGCATTTAGTAAAGCATTAGGTACAGGTCTTGGTAAAACAATCGCGTTGAATGAAATAGATTGTTTTAATGATGAATTAGGCAAACCGTGTATTAATTATGAAGGGTTTAGCGTTCATGTGAGTATTACACATACTGAACATTATGCTATGAGCCAAGTCATTTTAGAAGTATAA